A window of Hymenobacter aerilatus contains these coding sequences:
- the bshC gene encoding bacillithiol biosynthesis cysteine-adding enzyme BshC: MPVTTLSYADTGAFSKLLLDYLSQHEVLTPFYHRFPTLDAFAAQIDEKQAAYPAQNRQQLVEALRAQYEGLDVHPAVQDNLDLLEKDTTFTITTGHQLNLLTGPLYFIYKIITAVKLSRQLKEQYPQYDFVPVYWMATEDHDFAEINHFQLFGKKYEWQAAETGGPVGRLPLEGLQEQLLDQLPADVPALFREAYQQAPTLADATRRLTHALFGEFGLVSLDADTPALKHALVPVLEKEIQSQASHRAVQATNANLEAAGYAPQVYSRPLNLFFLTDDGKRERLEADEARGCVAVLNTDRCYGQKELLDLARQQPERFSPNVVLRPLYQEILLPNLCYIGGGAEVAYWFQLKQVFAEYQVPYPMVLLRNSGLYISKANAGKMRKLGLSAAELFRPLPELKQQVGVALGQEEVNLKEQQQALAAVFEQVQALAQRLDPTLVKAVAAEGSKAAGTLAGLEKRLNKAAEAKHETAYSQLSALKDKLFPDGSLQERTDNLLSVYINNPQFLQQLLEAFEPLALEFTVVEE, translated from the coding sequence ATGCCCGTCACGACCCTATCCTACGCCGACACCGGCGCTTTTTCCAAGCTGCTGCTTGACTACCTGAGCCAGCACGAAGTGCTGACGCCGTTCTACCACCGCTTCCCGACGCTGGATGCTTTCGCCGCGCAAATCGACGAGAAGCAGGCCGCCTACCCTGCCCAGAACCGGCAGCAGTTGGTAGAAGCCTTGCGGGCGCAGTATGAGGGCCTGGACGTACACCCGGCTGTGCAGGACAACCTCGACCTGCTCGAAAAAGACACCACCTTCACTATCACCACCGGCCACCAGCTCAATCTGTTGACCGGGCCGCTGTATTTCATCTACAAGATTATAACGGCCGTGAAGCTCAGCCGGCAGCTGAAGGAGCAGTACCCGCAGTACGACTTTGTGCCGGTATACTGGATGGCTACCGAAGATCATGACTTCGCCGAAATCAATCATTTTCAGCTATTCGGCAAGAAATACGAGTGGCAGGCTGCCGAAACCGGCGGCCCAGTAGGACGCCTGCCGCTGGAAGGCTTACAAGAGCAGTTGCTTGATCAGCTACCCGCCGACGTACCCGCCTTGTTCCGCGAAGCCTACCAGCAGGCCCCTACCCTTGCTGATGCTACCCGCCGCCTTACGCACGCGCTGTTTGGTGAGTTTGGCCTGGTAAGCCTTGATGCTGATACGCCCGCGCTGAAGCATGCCTTGGTGCCGGTGCTGGAAAAGGAAATTCAGTCCCAGGCCTCGCACCGCGCTGTGCAGGCCACCAATGCCAACCTGGAAGCTGCCGGCTACGCGCCGCAGGTGTATTCGCGCCCACTCAATCTGTTTTTCCTGACCGACGATGGCAAGCGCGAGCGGCTGGAAGCCGACGAGGCCCGTGGCTGCGTAGCCGTGCTGAACACCGACCGATGTTACGGCCAGAAAGAGCTGCTTGACCTAGCCCGCCAGCAGCCAGAGCGGTTCAGCCCGAATGTGGTGTTGCGGCCGTTGTATCAGGAAATCCTACTGCCCAACCTGTGCTACATCGGCGGGGGCGCGGAGGTGGCGTATTGGTTTCAACTGAAGCAGGTGTTTGCCGAGTACCAGGTACCCTACCCTATGGTGCTGCTGCGCAACTCGGGGCTATACATCAGCAAGGCCAATGCGGGCAAGATGCGTAAGCTGGGCCTGAGCGCCGCGGAGCTATTTCGGCCGCTGCCCGAGCTGAAACAGCAGGTAGGCGTCGCCCTGGGCCAGGAAGAAGTAAACCTGAAAGAGCAGCAGCAGGCCCTAGCCGCCGTGTTCGAGCAGGTGCAAGCGCTGGCCCAACGCCTCGACCCTACCCTAGTGAAAGCCGTGGCCGCCGAGGGTAGCAAAGCCGCCGGCACGCTAGCCGGCCTGGAAAAACGCCTCAATAAAGCCGCCGAAGCCAAGCACGAAACTGCCTACTCCCAGCTCAGCGCTCTCAAGGACAAGCTCTTCCCCGACGGCAGCCTACAGGAGCGTACCGACAACCTGCTGAGCGTTTACATCAACAATCCGCAGTTTTTGCAGCAGCTGCTAGAGGCATTCGAGCCGCTGGCGCTGGAGTTTACGGTGGTAGAGGAGTAG
- a CDS encoding thiamine phosphate synthase, which yields MHKAEGSSPFRLILISPPTTTAAEAPILQCLFEAGLQTFHLRKPGASAAEVEAYLQAMPQQYHRRIVLHGHYELAQHYSIGGLHLPAAARTTWAAQAHLRQPVHSLSTSFHSLTELRRHRRRYEYVFLSPIFDSISKQDYGQAFALAEVQQELQRLQQRRHYAPQVVALGGITADTIAQVRAAGFAGAAVLGSVWQAADPVAALRQLL from the coding sequence ATGCATAAGGCCGAAGGTAGTAGCCCGTTCCGCCTCATCCTGATTTCGCCGCCTACCACCACAGCCGCGGAGGCACCTATACTGCAGTGCTTGTTTGAAGCTGGTTTACAGACCTTTCACCTGCGCAAACCCGGCGCCTCCGCAGCGGAAGTAGAAGCCTATCTGCAAGCGATGCCGCAGCAATACCATAGGCGCATCGTGCTACACGGGCACTATGAACTAGCGCAGCATTACTCGATAGGCGGGCTGCACCTACCGGCCGCGGCCCGAACTACCTGGGCTGCGCAGGCACACCTACGGCAACCGGTCCACAGCCTTTCTACCTCTTTTCACAGCCTGACTGAGCTTCGCCGGCACCGCCGCCGGTATGAATACGTGTTTTTGAGTCCGATTTTCGATAGCATCAGCAAGCAGGACTACGGGCAGGCGTTTGCGCTGGCGGAGGTACAGCAGGAGCTACAGCGGCTACAGCAACGCAGGCACTACGCGCCGCAGGTGGTAGCGCTGGGCGGCATCACAGCGGATACGATAGCGCAGGTGCGGGCGGCAGGTTTTGCCGGAGCCGCCGTGCTCGGCAGCGTGTGGCAGGCAGCTGATCCGGTGGCAGCGTTGCGGCAGTTGCTGTAA
- the mnmD gene encoding tRNA (5-methylaminomethyl-2-thiouridine)(34)-methyltransferase MnmD — protein MQVEVRPTADGSSTLYVPALDEHYHSTHGAVQEAQHVYLQAALEPILAAATDTTRILEIGFGTGLNAILTLQRSLTASVALAYDTIEKYPLPPAVVADLHPERYLLNPELLEYFNQLHAAAWDEAVPLLPRFLLRKITGELQHTALPANHYHVIYFDAFAPEKQPDMWTDAVFAQLYEAAAPGALLTSYCAKGSFRRSLKAAGWLVEKLPGPVGKREMTRARKDFTVPVS, from the coding sequence ATGCAAGTAGAAGTTCGCCCCACCGCCGACGGTTCCAGCACGCTCTACGTGCCGGCGCTAGACGAGCACTACCACTCCACCCACGGCGCCGTGCAAGAAGCTCAGCACGTGTACCTGCAAGCGGCTCTGGAACCTATTCTGGCTGCTGCCACCGATACCACGCGAATACTGGAAATCGGCTTCGGTACCGGTCTCAACGCCATCCTGACGCTGCAACGTAGCCTTACGGCCTCCGTGGCTCTGGCCTACGATACCATCGAGAAGTACCCTCTACCCCCCGCCGTGGTGGCCGACTTGCACCCCGAACGTTACTTGCTGAATCCGGAACTCCTGGAGTATTTCAACCAACTACACGCGGCGGCCTGGGATGAGGCCGTGCCCCTGCTGCCGCGGTTTCTGCTGCGCAAAATCACCGGTGAGCTGCAACACACTGCCCTACCCGCCAACCACTACCATGTCATCTACTTCGACGCCTTCGCCCCCGAGAAGCAGCCTGATATGTGGACCGACGCGGTATTTGCTCAGCTCTACGAAGCCGCCGCGCCGGGCGCCCTGCTCACCAGCTACTGCGCCAAGGGTAGCTTCCGCCGCAGCCTGAAAGCGGCCGGGTGGCTAGTAGAGAAGCTACCGGGGCCAGTAGGTAAGCGCGAGATGACGCGGGCGCGGAAGGATTTTACTGTACCTGTTAGCTAG
- a CDS encoding GDYXXLXY domain-containing protein, with protein sequence MAVLPTPANRRVWLVLLVGAQLLFIAAVAAAGYATTAYGRTVQLRTAPVNPRDLLERDHLRLTYGITYLPLSLWQEAKEPRRRQPVYVALRAQGNAYAAVRVYEQEPRALPSDQVILRGWVVGSSRRTLRLRYGLERYYAPESQVKALNKKGPHALLVHVSIAPWGQARITEAEVLP encoded by the coding sequence ATGGCTGTTCTTCCTACCCCTGCCAATCGTCGGGTGTGGCTGGTGCTGCTAGTAGGTGCGCAGCTGCTGTTTATTGCGGCCGTGGCAGCGGCCGGGTATGCCACCACCGCCTACGGCCGCACAGTGCAGCTGCGCACGGCTCCCGTCAACCCCCGCGACCTGCTGGAGCGCGACCACCTACGCCTGACCTACGGCATCACCTATTTGCCTCTCTCGCTGTGGCAAGAGGCTAAGGAGCCGCGCCGCCGTCAGCCCGTGTATGTGGCTCTGCGTGCCCAGGGCAACGCATACGCCGCCGTGCGCGTGTACGAGCAAGAGCCCCGTGCCCTACCCTCCGATCAGGTAATTCTGCGCGGTTGGGTGGTGGGCAGCAGTCGGCGCACCCTTCGCCTACGCTATGGTCTGGAACGGTACTATGCGCCGGAAAGTCAGGTAAAAGCGCTGAACAAGAAAGGCCCGCACGCGCTGCTGGTACACGTGAGCATTGCCCCTTGGGGCCAAGCGCGCATTACGGAGGCTGAGGTGTTACCGTAG
- a CDS encoding ExbD/TolR family protein — translation MADIQTAAPAQQGKPRAKKMAFRLDMTPMVDLAFLLLTFFMLTSTFSKSIIMELAMPVKGPGTDTPASKALTLILGKHNQVHYFYGVNETGTAPTLHTTDYSARGLRQVLLDLQHRQNGAVVLIKSEQESTYGNLVDALDEMNITSQKKYALVDLDRNDRALLQRNGL, via the coding sequence ATGGCCGACATCCAAACAGCCGCCCCCGCTCAACAAGGTAAGCCCCGCGCCAAGAAAATGGCCTTTCGCCTCGATATGACGCCAATGGTGGATCTGGCGTTTCTGTTGCTCACCTTCTTCATGCTGACCAGCACCTTCAGCAAGTCTATCATTATGGAACTGGCCATGCCGGTAAAAGGGCCGGGCACAGATACACCTGCCAGCAAAGCACTTACGCTGATTTTGGGCAAGCACAACCAAGTGCATTACTTCTACGGCGTGAATGAAACCGGCACCGCCCCTACCCTGCACACCACCGACTACAGCGCCCGCGGCCTCCGGCAGGTGTTACTAGACCTGCAACACCGGCAGAATGGCGCCGTGGTACTCATCAAATCTGAGCAGGAATCGACCTACGGCAACTTAGTAGATGCCTTGGATGAGATGAATATCACCAGCCAGAAGAAATACGCCCTGGTCGACCTCGACCGCAACGACCGGGCGCTGCTGCAGCGGAATGGGCTGTAG
- a CDS encoding 5-formyltetrahydrofolate cyclo-ligase yields the protein MHKAELRRQMLALRRALPATEVSRRSTALLRQLQQHFEVVQWRWVHVFLPAARQQEPDTWPIIQWLWAEHPTAQVAVPVVQADGITLRHYHLTPETHLVESRWGIPEPTGATEVASAAFDAVLLPLLAFDERGHRVGYGKGFYDRFLTECRSETLCIGLSLEPPVPQITDVWLGDVPLHACLTPERVWWF from the coding sequence ATGCATAAAGCAGAGCTTCGCCGGCAGATGTTGGCGCTACGGCGGGCCCTGCCCGCAACAGAGGTATCCCGCCGTAGCACAGCACTACTTAGGCAGTTACAGCAACACTTCGAGGTAGTGCAGTGGCGCTGGGTGCACGTATTTCTACCCGCTGCCCGGCAGCAGGAGCCGGATACGTGGCCTATCATTCAGTGGCTGTGGGCCGAGCACCCAACCGCGCAGGTAGCCGTGCCGGTAGTGCAGGCCGATGGCATTACGCTACGCCACTATCACCTCACACCCGAAACGCACCTGGTAGAAAGCCGCTGGGGCATTCCTGAACCGACGGGCGCTACAGAGGTAGCATCCGCCGCTTTCGATGCGGTGCTGCTCCCCCTTCTTGCCTTTGATGAGCGGGGCCACCGGGTAGGCTACGGCAAAGGCTTCTACGACCGTTTCCTGACCGAGTGCCGCTCCGAAACCCTTTGCATCGGCCTGAGTCTGGAGCCACCGGTACCGCAGATTACAGACGTATGGCTCGGCGACGTGCCCTTGCACGCCTGCCTCACACCGGAGCGGGTGTGGTGGTTCTAA
- a CDS encoding DUF2157 domain-containing protein, protein MSRKIIEVEGPKWVEQGIITAEQEQRLLALYPVDDKAIGLLPLLGSLLVLLSALSLIAANWQDLPLLVRFGILLGSVAGSYAAGEYFRRRGNTQLGMGLVGLGLILFGTSIILTSQMFQLIGYDVTGLVAWGVAGVGLTYLYRSRLLFVMTVAIGGIVQGYNTEALGAFSYATAVFTALTLGYYWWRYPDALLGAVLATGLLWQAGLLIGVLHIKITWFFVAAMLIYAFGDWQADRPAGRALQGPPLVAAFLFMLGLAIFGEAGSYTDRLQPPLLAYLVALGAVLVLSLAGKKARGRLSSATDWLLLLPGFYLPAGLPLAVAALVVLYAYTGTLLWRAHQEQNPDRVTLGTVLFILTTAVAYFRLTWGFMNKSLFFLLGGILLLGLSWYLRRRAVQTAAPDASTPNP, encoded by the coding sequence ATGAGTCGTAAGATTATTGAAGTCGAAGGCCCGAAATGGGTGGAGCAGGGTATTATTACTGCCGAGCAGGAACAGCGGCTACTGGCGTTGTATCCTGTTGATGATAAAGCTATTGGCCTATTGCCACTACTAGGAAGCCTGCTAGTGCTGCTGAGCGCCCTGAGTCTGATTGCCGCCAACTGGCAGGACCTGCCGCTGCTGGTGCGCTTCGGGATTCTGCTGGGCTCGGTGGCGGGGAGCTACGCGGCGGGCGAGTATTTTCGGCGGCGCGGCAACACGCAGCTGGGCATGGGCCTGGTAGGACTGGGGCTGATTTTGTTCGGCACTAGCATCATCCTCACCAGTCAGATGTTCCAGCTCATCGGCTACGACGTGACAGGCCTAGTAGCCTGGGGCGTGGCGGGGGTAGGGCTTACTTACCTCTACCGCTCGCGCCTGCTGTTTGTGATGACGGTAGCCATCGGCGGCATTGTGCAGGGCTACAACACCGAGGCGCTAGGTGCCTTCAGCTACGCAACGGCCGTGTTTACGGCCCTCACCCTCGGTTACTATTGGTGGCGCTACCCCGATGCGCTACTAGGTGCTGTGCTAGCTACCGGCCTGCTGTGGCAAGCGGGCTTGCTCATCGGCGTGCTGCACATCAAAATCACCTGGTTTTTTGTGGCGGCTATGCTCATCTACGCCTTCGGCGACTGGCAAGCCGACCGCCCGGCCGGTCGGGCGTTGCAGGGGCCACCGCTAGTGGCGGCATTCCTGTTTATGCTGGGCTTAGCTATTTTCGGAGAGGCCGGAAGCTACACCGACCGCTTGCAACCTCCGCTGCTAGCCTACCTGGTGGCACTAGGGGCGGTGCTAGTCCTCTCCCTGGCAGGCAAAAAGGCGCGGGGCCGCCTCAGCAGCGCCACTGATTGGCTACTACTGCTCCCCGGCTTCTACCTGCCGGCCGGGCTGCCACTGGCCGTGGCGGCCTTGGTCGTGCTCTATGCCTATACCGGCACGTTGCTGTGGCGCGCCCACCAGGAGCAAAACCCCGACCGCGTGACGCTGGGTACCGTATTGTTTATTCTGACCACCGCCGTGGCCTACTTCCGGCTCACGTGGGGCTTCATGAACAAATCGTTGTTTTTCCTGCTCGGAGGCATTTTGCTACTTGGCCTAAGCTGGTATTTGCGCCGGCGGGCCGTGCAAACTGCTGCGCCAGACGCTTCCACCCCTAACCCGTAA
- a CDS encoding thioesterase family protein, whose amino-acid sequence MPRVKVELPDAYLLTVELPIRITDLNYGAHLGNDALLSLLHEARVQFLQFLGQPEYDPATQQGFIMADVAVEYKGEGFYGDTLQLQLAASDVHKYGFDVVYLVKNQHGKEIARAKTGMLSFDYTTRKLRPLPEAVLRKLAPHPHA is encoded by the coding sequence ATGCCCCGTGTCAAAGTAGAGTTGCCCGACGCTTACCTGCTCACCGTGGAGCTACCCATCCGCATCACCGATTTGAACTACGGCGCCCACCTCGGCAACGATGCCCTACTCAGCCTGTTGCACGAAGCGCGGGTGCAGTTCTTGCAGTTTTTGGGTCAGCCGGAATACGACCCCGCCACGCAGCAAGGCTTCATCATGGCCGACGTGGCAGTGGAATACAAGGGCGAAGGCTTCTACGGCGACACGCTACAACTGCAACTCGCTGCCTCTGATGTGCATAAGTACGGCTTCGATGTGGTGTATTTGGTAAAAAACCAGCACGGCAAGGAAATAGCCCGCGCCAAAACCGGTATGCTCAGCTTTGACTATACCACCCGCAAGCTGCGTCCCCTACCCGAAGCTGTCCTCAGAAAGCTGGCGCCACACCCCCATGCATAA
- a CDS encoding biopolymer transporter ExbD, producing the protein MLQTLSRYAATTQLELVYMKRRRLSTNHRKIRLDMTAMVGLAFLLLAFFLLNQHITKPSIRQLNMPAKRHDGEEQNDFWHPDLITLILSKSGSVYYYYGLPDTTNVTTIYSAALHSSELHQVLLDHNAHALIFIKNTSTATYRDLVAILDEMHKTQQRRYVLADMIPEDYALLAQNDL; encoded by the coding sequence ATGCTACAAACCTTGAGCCGCTACGCGGCTACTACGCAACTTGAGTTAGTATATATGAAAAGGCGACGTTTATCTACAAACCATCGGAAAATTCGATTGGACATGACCGCTATGGTCGGGCTTGCTTTTTTATTATTAGCCTTTTTCCTACTTAACCAACATATAACTAAACCAAGTATCAGACAACTTAATATGCCTGCCAAACGCCATGACGGCGAGGAGCAAAACGACTTTTGGCATCCTGACCTTATTACACTAATTTTAAGTAAATCCGGTAGCGTATATTACTATTACGGCTTACCTGATACAACAAATGTTACCACTATTTACAGTGCTGCCCTGCATTCTTCCGAACTACACCAAGTATTACTTGATCATAATGCACACGCACTGATTTTTATAAAAAACACGTCTACTGCTACGTATCGAGATTTAGTTGCCATTTTAGATGAGATGCATAAAACGCAGCAAAGACGTTACGTCTTAGCTGATATGATACCCGAAGACTATGCTTTACTGGCACAAAACGACCTGTAG
- a CDS encoding phytanoyl-CoA dioxygenase family protein — translation MPIRIQQQTVDYQIEGISHPADDRVLLADDTDLTAGQPWSAAGYVVAPLLTAAENATLREGLAEKVRAALRVVGCHVATDWPVAQYHQVIGDDQARHLAVVQHTKEYPLEALPLPVALLEARVSALCGRAVRVHNPHTGYEGFHLRLARPGRTDNNPLHRDVWLDRLRDGINIYFPVAGSTSDSSLTLVPGSHWWPESRTERTAGGAVYNGTTYSVPALKDAVEPLELVRPNPGPDEVLLFSPYLLHGGALNLNADATRISLEMRFWAV, via the coding sequence ATGCCCATCCGAATTCAGCAACAGACAGTAGATTATCAAATAGAAGGCATCAGCCACCCTGCCGACGACCGGGTGCTCCTTGCCGACGATACGGACCTAACCGCCGGGCAGCCCTGGAGTGCGGCTGGCTACGTGGTGGCACCATTGCTGACGGCCGCCGAAAACGCTACGCTGCGCGAGGGCCTGGCCGAGAAAGTGCGCGCTGCCCTGCGCGTCGTTGGTTGCCATGTGGCTACTGATTGGCCAGTGGCGCAGTATCATCAGGTGATTGGCGACGACCAGGCGCGACACCTAGCGGTGGTACAGCACACCAAGGAATATCCTTTAGAAGCGCTGCCCCTACCCGTGGCGCTGCTCGAAGCGCGTGTGAGTGCCTTATGTGGCCGTGCTGTGCGCGTCCACAATCCGCACACTGGCTACGAAGGTTTTCATCTGCGTCTGGCCCGGCCGGGCCGTACCGACAATAATCCTCTGCACCGCGACGTGTGGCTGGACCGCCTGCGCGACGGCATCAACATCTACTTCCCGGTGGCGGGTAGCACCTCAGATTCTTCGCTGACGCTGGTGCCGGGCAGCCACTGGTGGCCCGAGAGCCGCACCGAGCGCACAGCGGGCGGCGCTGTATACAACGGCACCACTTACAGTGTGCCTGCGCTGAAAGACGCTGTCGAGCCACTGGAACTGGTGCGGCCTAACCCCGGCCCCGATGAAGTGCTCTTATTCTCGCCCTACCTGCTGCACGGCGGAGCGCTGAATCTGAACGCTGATGCCACGCGTATTTCGCTGGAAATGCGGTTTTGGGCGGTGTAG
- the rimO gene encoding 30S ribosomal protein S12 methylthiotransferase RimO: MKVRGQKANKVNVITLGCSKNLVDSEVLMGQLRANQFDVTHEAETNDANIVIVNTCGFIDNAKQESIDTILRYADEKEAGRLDKLYVMGCLSQRYKDELETEIPQVDAYFGTLEMPQLMKKLEANYQHELVGERLITTPSHYAYFKIAEGCNRPCSFCAIPLMRGKHTDRSIEDLVREAKRLASMGTKELILIAQDLTYYGLQAYGERKLPDLLRHLSDVEGIEWIRMQYAYPSQFPMEALTVMAERENICKYLDMPLQHISDNMLKTMRRGISKRRTIELVDTMRQRVPDIALRTTLIAGHPGETQQDFEELYQWVEETKFDRLGIFTYSHEESTHAYTLEDNVPAEVKQDRADQIMELQQGISLELNEQKVGNTYKVLFDRKESGYFVGRTQYDSPEVDNEVLVPATKDTHVRLGDFAMVQINEASDFDLYGTLV, encoded by the coding sequence ATGAAAGTAAGAGGCCAGAAAGCCAATAAGGTCAACGTTATTACGCTGGGTTGCTCCAAGAACCTGGTCGACTCGGAGGTGCTGATGGGGCAGTTGCGCGCCAACCAGTTTGACGTGACGCACGAGGCGGAAACCAACGATGCCAACATCGTAATTGTGAATACCTGCGGCTTTATCGATAATGCCAAGCAGGAAAGCATCGACACCATTCTGCGCTACGCCGACGAGAAGGAAGCTGGCCGCTTAGATAAGCTCTACGTGATGGGCTGCCTCTCGCAGCGCTACAAGGACGAGCTGGAGACCGAAATTCCGCAGGTAGACGCCTACTTTGGTACGCTGGAGATGCCCCAGCTGATGAAGAAGCTGGAAGCTAACTATCAGCACGAGCTAGTGGGTGAGCGGCTGATTACCACGCCGTCGCACTATGCCTACTTCAAGATTGCCGAGGGCTGCAACCGTCCGTGTTCGTTCTGCGCCATTCCGCTGATGCGCGGCAAGCACACCGACCGCTCTATTGAGGACCTGGTGCGCGAGGCAAAGCGCCTGGCCAGCATGGGTACCAAGGAGCTAATTCTGATTGCCCAGGACCTGACTTACTACGGCCTGCAAGCCTACGGCGAGCGGAAACTGCCCGACTTGCTTCGCCATCTCTCTGACGTAGAAGGCATTGAGTGGATTCGGATGCAGTACGCCTACCCCTCGCAGTTCCCGATGGAGGCTCTGACGGTGATGGCCGAACGCGAGAATATCTGCAAGTACCTGGATATGCCCTTGCAGCATATTTCGGATAATATGCTGAAAACCATGCGGCGCGGCATTAGCAAGCGCCGTACTATCGAGCTGGTAGACACCATGCGCCAGCGCGTGCCGGATATAGCCCTGCGCACTACCCTTATTGCCGGTCACCCCGGCGAAACCCAGCAGGACTTCGAGGAGCTGTACCAATGGGTGGAAGAAACGAAGTTCGACCGCCTGGGCATCTTCACTTACTCACACGAGGAGAGCACGCACGCATACACTTTGGAAGACAACGTGCCCGCCGAGGTGAAGCAGGACCGTGCCGACCAGATTATGGAGCTGCAACAGGGCATTTCGCTGGAGCTGAACGAGCAGAAAGTAGGCAACACCTACAAGGTGTTGTTCGACCGTAAGGAGAGCGGTTACTTCGTGGGCCGTACCCAGTACGACTCACCCGAAGTAGACAACGAAGTGCTGGTGCCCGCCACCAAAGACACCCACGTGCGCCTCGGCGACTTTGCCATGGTACAGATCAACGAAGCCTCCGACTTTGACTTGTACGGTACGTTGGTGTAG
- the moeB gene encoding molybdopterin-synthase adenylyltransferase MoeB, whose product MLTSAETRRYDRHLRLPEIGSEGQEKLKAARVLVVGCGGLGCPVLQYLAAAGVGTLGLLDHDTVDETNLQRQVLYATADVGRPKAEAAAEKLRAQNPLVTVQPLRVRLSAANALEIMTDYDVVVDCTDNFATRYLVSDACVLLGKPLVFGAIFKFEGQVSVFNYQGGPTYRCLFAQPPGPGEAPSCNEIGVLGVLPGIIGTLQASEALKVVLGVGEVLSGRLLVFDALYMQFRTLRFQAVPGNQQLTGLIDYDQFCGDAPTDAVPEISADELRQKLQAQEPLQLLDVREPHEYAARHIGGRLIPLGQLADALSTLDPAVPIVVHCASGKRSRQAAELLLSHGFQQVTSLRNGLQDW is encoded by the coding sequence ATGCTCACCTCCGCCGAAACCCGCCGCTACGACCGTCACCTGCGCCTACCCGAAATTGGCTCTGAGGGCCAGGAGAAGCTGAAGGCTGCCCGTGTGTTGGTAGTAGGCTGCGGCGGCCTGGGCTGCCCGGTGCTGCAATACCTGGCCGCGGCCGGGGTAGGCACCCTCGGCCTGCTCGACCACGATACGGTAGACGAAACCAACCTGCAACGCCAGGTGCTCTACGCCACCGCCGACGTAGGCCGCCCCAAAGCCGAAGCCGCCGCCGAGAAGCTACGAGCGCAAAATCCGCTCGTTACGGTGCAGCCGCTTCGGGTGCGTTTGTCGGCGGCGAATGCGCTGGAAATCATGACCGATTATGACGTGGTGGTAGACTGCACCGACAACTTTGCCACGCGTTATTTGGTGAGCGATGCGTGCGTGCTGTTGGGCAAGCCGCTGGTGTTTGGGGCCATTTTCAAGTTTGAAGGACAGGTGTCGGTGTTCAACTACCAGGGCGGGCCTACCTACCGCTGCCTGTTTGCGCAGCCACCCGGCCCCGGCGAGGCGCCGAGCTGCAACGAAATCGGGGTGTTGGGCGTGCTGCCGGGCATCATCGGCACGCTACAAGCCTCGGAGGCACTCAAGGTGGTGCTGGGGGTAGGGGAGGTGCTCAGCGGGCGGCTGTTGGTGTTTGACGCGCTGTATATGCAGTTCCGTACCCTGCGCTTTCAGGCCGTGCCGGGTAATCAGCAACTCACCGGCTTGATTGACTACGACCAGTTCTGCGGCGACGCCCCCACTGATGCCGTTCCTGAAATCAGCGCCGACGAGCTACGCCAGAAGCTGCAAGCCCAGGAGCCACTCCAGCTCCTAGACGTGCGCGAGCCGCACGAATACGCCGCCCGTCACATTGGCGGCCGCCTGATTCCGCTGGGCCAGCTCGCCGACGCCCTCTCTACCCTCGACCCCGCAGTACCTATAGTGGTGCACTGCGCCAGTGGCAAGCGCAGCCGCCAGGCCGCCGAGCTGCTGCTCTCGCACGGCTTCCAGCAAGTAACCTCGCTGCGCAACGGGCTGCAGGATTGGTAG